From the Astyanax mexicanus isolate ESR-SI-001 chromosome 12, AstMex3_surface, whole genome shotgun sequence genome, the window GATTACTACAGTGAAAGATTATGATGATGACCTGGCTTTTGATTAAAGTAAGAGTCTTTGAAACAAAACAGTTATAAAAAGTATGCaggtttttaaagctgtttaataGACTCCACTGTTTAGCATGAGAGAAGAGTCCTCTACACCAGCACAGAGACCTGCAACAATTCagagaaatgtgtttttaatagaAATCATCTTTATGTGTTGTAAGAAAATCAGCACATTAAAATTTAAAGTCCAGTTAAAAGCTTAAAATTAAAGTAAGGCTTACCTTAACTTGGCACCAGGATCCGTCCTGTAAAAAGACATTAAtaattatattgtaaataaaacatGTATCAATACTTTGGATCAGTTTTACACAACTGTGCTCCTGAGGGGCCACTGCCCTGCatattttagtgcttttactGCTCTAAgaaacaaagtgttttttttttttactttatatcatACCGATAATGAGCTGAATAGAGGAATCAGTTGTGTTGGAAGCAGAGAAAGACTCTTAAAGGTACAGAGCAGTGGGCATCCAGGTCCAGAATTGAGAAACACCGCTCTAGATTAATAGCATTATTAATAATCTCTTATCTCCTCTTACCTGTGGATTTCTTCTTGTAGTAGATGAATCCAGCAGCTGAAAGGACAAGTCCCAGCACCAGCCCTGAAGATCCAATAGCAATCTTGTTCCTGTCAGTCTCAGGAAGAGAAGGATCTGTAGAAAATCAAGAATCTTTGTATTAATATTAAGTACCTTAAACATCTGAGTTTAGTCAGTTTCCTATGCTGCATCTCTCCTGCAATCTTTGTTTTATGCAACTGAACATTTAATAAGTACCTAACATGATAGTGGCCATTGCAAACTGGCAAAACCCTGATCTGCAATtatgtatatcgtcactgtccaatgaaaaagacacatctccaaaacagcaactttacaggagagagagaaaaatcttcttaactttcagtggaagtcaatgtaaaaagactttattttaggtcattttggagaatttctattggtccattcattaataaGTTTTGAcatagtgtaagggacagtttatttaactaaaaatctaCAGAAATGgagataatctttttttttatttgacatcaACAATATGCTTTGACCCAGTCTGCTACTCATTTCGGTGCAGGAAAAATGAATCAGATTTTTTCTTACCAAATCAACTTTTTTTTGCAACAGTTTATCATAAACATTTAATCCCAAACTGACACACATGCACAAAATACCATACTTTACTTGATCTTTTTTCTCCTcagttttcatttattatatcaAATATGTATTGGATTTCaacagaggcgtgcagacatagacatcaccAACtttgccctttatcaaccaaagtgcccttttgaaacttcgttttttattattattattattattattattattattaagattttattgaggccggtttgaaaagatcttttgaaaacctgagcgattaaaaacgagtgaaaacagaatgccctgaaatcagctcgcacacacccgacctctctcttcctctgtcacgtgatcCCGCGCGGTtgcgcgcaaggcacactagatgcgctgcagcagcagttcagttcagcgagtcttcagcacagcacgaacggtaacagataggcttcttctcccccgtgtcccaccagccaggtaacatacacataaaaaaaagtgccttttttccccccgagcacttgccccccaaaatgtctgtgcacgccactggatTTCAATATCTATTGGATTTCAATACTACGTTTAAAGCATCccaaattgaaattgaaaatatCTGATTCACTCTGTATTTAGTTAAACACTGTCACACAAATAAGACATCTGTATCACATACaataaaagatcagatttgggtcacttttacTTGCTGTAAAAGGGGTACAGCTATTGTGTCTATAATTCATACGCTTGcctatttttacttttaataagtgactgttcacttgctgcctaacatATCTACACCTTTACGTGTGAAATTAGAACCAGATCACCACTGTTATTTAATTCACCTGGCTGATTATTGTGTGTCAGATATCAAATCACAACAAACGAGTTTCAGTTGGAATTACCTGATCAAAAGCAAGTCAATCAAGAATTCAGTCTCTTTATTCTTACCCCAGTCAATGCGGATGGCTTTTGCGGAGCTGACGTGTTCCACCACACAGGAGATCTTCTCTCCAGATTTGGGGGTGTACTCCAGGTGGGAGTGGAACTGGTAGTACCAGTCTCCATCAGCCATCTCCTCAGTGACGGTAATATCACCAGTCACCTTTTTACCATTCTTCAGCCAGTACACATTGATAGCCGGAGGGTAGAAGTTGTACGCATTGCATATCAGCATGGCTGGATCACCACCACTGGCCTGCTCTTGTTCTAACATGACCTCAACCTTCGGCGGGACTATAAAACAAATCTGATATTAGTGCATATACACATATGTATACATTAGTGCATTTGTACAAAGCatgttctatatattatatttgcatCTTCCAGCATGTTTAGGTAAGAGCTGGTATTTAGATTGCTCTGAATCCCGAACCTATAATAAGATTGTCAATAGAAATGGCTGTAATTGTTGTACTGAGAAATGTTTAAATTTGATTGTAATAGGCCAAGATTTGCAGTGGTTTCCCAAATGACCTTTGTTATATTATTGTGGCATTATTGAGAACCTCCATACTGTTCTATTTTCAAGCGACTGTAGACCCTTGCTACATAATCAGTATTgaataatattcattttacttaatatttatcatattgtctGCATATAGCtgagctgtccaccctgtcatgggaCATGTAAATCAAATGTAAATGTTTGATATAGTTGTCCGTCTTGTCACTGTCCACTTTGCTGTGCAACTTGTCATGGCAGGGCGGACACATgcatgaataaaaagtaaaaatgaaaagtCATTGACCAGGGAAAATACAATTCCTGTGTATTCTGTGTATTCttgtaaatatgataaatagtaaacaattaaaaatcttaagtttatttacagGCCATAGGGACAGTATTGCATATTGATAATGGCCTGTATATTATTTGCATGTGATTTCCAGTCATTTCATATTAAATGGTTGATGAACATAGGACAAAGTAACTATTATAAAGTAACTAGCTATCCACACTAACCCAACATTCCAAAACCCTATTTAACTTTAACCCTATTTACAGCATAGCTCACTAAACAACACAGAAATGTCAGCGATCCTGAGtattggacttgttgctgataactgTCTGGACTGTCTATCTTATTATTGGTCTGAAGCCCACAGCATCCAATTCTTTTAGAAAGATCTGCCATTCTGATTTGTCGTGCACTTGTTGACAAACTGGGGATATTCTGTCCATCTTTGCTCCTGAAATACTCATGGTCTGTCAAGGGTACTATTTTTGTACTAAATCATGATAACAATCATCTGTTGAACTGTCTGAAATCATATTATTACTAGCCCTAAACTGACCCCCTCCcaactttttggaatgtgttgcaagtGTAGGAATGGATGCCTGAAATTAAGTTGACCAGACACAACATGAAATATAGTTTTTAAACAATATTGTTCCAATATTAGATTTCAGAGATATGCTTTTacagttttttgttgttgctaaGACCCAAAACTGGTTCTTGTAGCACAACTTTGGGAATTACAATCTCAAATAGCCTTTCTGTTCATCTGCTACACTAAACTATAAGCACATTCTCTGCCTTGCACTCAGTTATCAATcctaaaactctaaacacagttccctACATTACATACAGCAAGACAAACTCAACACCCTGTGATTTATAGAATGCACTGCCCTGCACCACACTAACATACAAGTTACCCAAACCCAGCTGTACCAGGTGAACAAATATTTAGAAACAGAAAAATTAAGACAAAAAGGAAGACAAAAAGCACAAGgccacattttttcatttttcaggaTGCTGGGCACATTGTACAGTCTAATTTGAGCTGCTACACTGTAGCAAGTATTTAACAGTGTGAACTGTGCTATGGATATGTGCAAGGATGCTAGGCTGTCCTTCTTCTCACTGGTACTGTAATTCACTGTCCTGTGCGGCACAATACTATGTACTTTTTTGTTTCATACTGTAattcagtactgtaatgttttagaGAATGAGTGATATAGAGCTGTAGCTACAGTGGAACACACAATCCTTAACAATGAAGCTTCAGCTCTGCCAAAACAAGCACAGGTCATAGAACACTCTTGGTTCCTATACAACACTGACCATCATATTTATTCCAAATCACCAGTTGAAGAGACCACATATACACAAGATGGTTATGTACCAATAATGTGCAAATAGCCTGTATATTTGTGGAAATATATGTACGAATGAGTATTATAACAGACCATCATACTGAGCACTCAAAAACACAAGCTAGTGTGTTTTCTGTTAATTGCATCAGTGTATATTTGGCAGTTAGCAAAAGTTGTTCATTAGATTTGTGTGTGTAGAGTTAAGATGTGAAAATATATTTCTGGCAAGAGTTTACAGAGCTTTTTGTTGAAGTTTTCATTTTGTCCAGAATTGTAAGGCATTTATGTTGTATATGCAGTTTGGACAGCTGTGTGAAGTATGGACAAAAGAAAAGATAGTTCCAGAAACTGTGTCTAAGTTAACTAAAAAAACTGTCAAAGTCATTACCACAGAATAACAAACATGATTTTCCTAAGATAATGGTTTCAATCATTTCAGATCCCAAGAAATCAAAATGGATTCAATTCAATTGAccaatttttgttgtttttttcttttgttcaaatgtgtgtaaaatataataCAACATATTGTCATACACATcatacaatggcttgcaaaagtataaATCCcccattaactttttttttttttcacattttgtcaccttacaaccacaaacttaaaataaattagtttaagaTTTGAAACGATAAACCTACACAAAGTACCACAATTGCACAGTTTGGTTCTACAACTGTGtgagttcaaggggtatgaatacttttgcctctgtgtgtgtgtgtgtgtgtgtgtgtgtgtgtgtgtgagcgcgtgtgtgtgtgtgtgtgtttcccacTTTCATTTTTGAACGTTTTGCTCGGTCAAATACTACCATCTTGTGGCGATATACTGGTATTGTACCTTTTAAAGTTGAATAAAACGCAGGAGAATACCAAGTTATTTTTAGCGTCATATTTTGCTCAGAGT encodes:
- the LOC103026908 gene encoding H-2 class II histocompatibility antigen, E-S beta chain-like, with protein sequence MILTLQLLLLLTLSSRTDGYNWYRATECVFSEALTDVEYIDTYYFNKDAMLRFNSTVGKFVGYTELGVKNAERFNKGPELQQYKAQRDGYCTPNIQIDHSHVLVKSVPPKVEVMLEQEQASGGDPAMLICNAYNFYPPAINVYWLKNGKKVTGDITVTEEMADGDWYYQFHSHLEYTPKSGEKISCVVEHVSSAKAIRIDWDPSLPETDRNKIAIGSSGLVLGLVLSAAGFIYYKKKSTGRILVPS